From the genome of Candidatus Kapaibacterium sp., one region includes:
- a CDS encoding SBBP repeat-containing protein, protein MGSFPFLLWLAALSATACFSAVWWENTGYLRRSDGQPCSEVLFAAEGAGIRIFVRTQGLSYVFVQTLSAADHRYRILLRRVDVEWIGANPFFSWTGEEAECGYRNFYRPGIAVVGIRAYRSITLHELFPGVALRLSWTEQGMKYDLIAQRAEALASVRFRYVGATNVALEADGSCRITTELGQLRELPPIAYQSGRPLRAAYVLRGDTLSFVVPEALPHLPLVYDPGVVWSTYYGGSVAEEFAGVATDRAGNVYCVGYSISPDFPVRDALQSTLATTVASDAVIAKFSPAGQPLWATYYGGDSTDIGNGIACDANGNPVVVGTTTSPNFPIQNALQNSLSGASDAFVLRLNSAGQRLWATYYGGSGIEAAFGVAYDQLGSSIFVGGSTNSTNFPVANALQSAYGGGSSDGFLLRLSTTGQRLWATYYGGSGEDIFRGVAADSTGAVVAVGSTSSTDFAVQNALQPAFGGGTLDGVVVKLNAAGQRVWATYYGGNRQDVINAVAVDSRNCVAVGGASLSDTIPLLNAVQSRRAAALDAFLSSLDSLGRLLWGTFYGGSAMEEIRGVATARNRSVIACGYTYSSNFPRWQSLQPYAGNGDAFLVMFHYAGTLQWSTPFGGSGYETFLGIAADTGVGFYASGFTTSADFPTLSAVQNQRRGPSDAVLTRFDRETIRCRVLRQPLCAGDTVTIEFSTTGSFFADNAFTAVISDSSGDFARSTLIGQLAGQTAGRIVARIPDTLPPGRNYRIRVLASSPVTIGEPAGPLTVLRPPPPPVIQALPDTILCPGDSAVLYVEPQEMATYVWRRNNSPIPEANSPQIVVRQPGRYTVEIRTPCGTATAQQEVRLVSSSPPAIPRIAASGPTRICQGDSVVLSASPQPGVAYRWHRDGQPVGGDSPTLVVRTAGVYTLAVQNECGTVWARDTIRVSVDEPLRAPLLSVAGPTRLCQGDSTVLQTEPQPTAQEYRWYRDGILILRNPTAWKYTVRQPGRYWVELLNTCGSVRSDSITIEVLPLPTPPRITVEGGTVLCAGDSTVLSTPQQPEAQYRWYRNGVPFDSSGPRCLVRQSGTYTVEVITPCGRARSPDSVTVQVLYTLPTPRLNVRGAYELCEGDSLLLRVEAVGGARYEWYRDSSLIATDTPQLVVTRAGTYWLRLRSPCGEAISDSVTVTLLPRPPTPVLTAEGSPRLCEGDSLKLSVTPLPAVEYVWYRDGDPIAQGVVSIVVRTAGTYSVLARNRCGESRSEPITVTVIPRPPKPTITQEGDTLVSSSPVGNQWLDSAGVPIPGATGQRFVPPRSGRYRVRVTIDGCSSESDPYTFARRTAPITLFWPGGHAPPGAVVELPLRIRVPEPGIAASTLRLTLRLWASVLEPLPPTPSGTILQGWRRIQLELPIPNLSAGDAVVLRPSFRVLLGERDRTPLIVEDITWSGGAFSVEAPVDTFVVDICREGGDRLYTPGTATAFLELVPNPLQGEGTLRFGTPEFGPVRIRLWNLSGQELGQLVDAPLAPGTYQLTLRPEKLPAGMYVLTLQTPSAFLRLPFWYVP, encoded by the coding sequence ATGGGAAGCTTCCCCTTCCTTCTGTGGTTAGCCGCACTTTCCGCAACAGCCTGCTTCTCGGCGGTGTGGTGGGAGAATACCGGTTACTTACGTCGTAGCGACGGACAGCCTTGTTCGGAAGTCCTGTTCGCTGCCGAGGGTGCAGGAATTCGCATCTTCGTCCGAACGCAAGGCCTAAGCTACGTCTTCGTACAGACGCTCTCTGCAGCGGACCACCGCTACCGCATCCTACTGCGCCGAGTGGACGTTGAGTGGATCGGCGCTAATCCCTTCTTCTCCTGGACGGGGGAGGAGGCCGAGTGCGGGTACCGCAACTTCTACCGTCCAGGCATTGCTGTCGTTGGTATCCGGGCCTATCGCTCCATCACGCTGCACGAGCTCTTCCCTGGCGTCGCGCTACGACTCTCGTGGACGGAGCAGGGGATGAAGTACGACCTCATCGCGCAACGAGCCGAAGCCCTGGCCTCTGTCCGCTTCCGCTACGTCGGTGCCACCAATGTTGCCTTGGAAGCCGACGGAAGCTGCCGCATCACAACAGAGCTCGGCCAATTGCGGGAACTTCCTCCGATTGCCTACCAGAGCGGTCGTCCACTAAGGGCTGCCTACGTGCTCCGGGGTGATACGCTCAGCTTCGTGGTACCAGAAGCCCTCCCTCATCTTCCTCTCGTCTATGACCCCGGCGTGGTCTGGTCCACATACTACGGAGGTAGCGTTGCTGAGGAATTCGCTGGGGTAGCTACGGACAGAGCTGGCAACGTCTACTGCGTCGGCTACAGCATCAGCCCTGACTTCCCTGTACGGGACGCCTTGCAGTCCACCTTGGCGACCACCGTTGCCTCGGACGCCGTCATTGCAAAATTCTCACCTGCAGGACAGCCCCTGTGGGCAACGTACTACGGCGGGGACAGCACAGACATCGGAAACGGCATCGCTTGTGACGCCAATGGGAACCCCGTCGTCGTAGGCACCACGACTAGCCCCAATTTCCCAATCCAGAACGCCCTACAGAACTCGCTGTCTGGAGCGAGTGATGCCTTCGTGCTGCGACTGAACTCCGCTGGGCAGCGGCTGTGGGCGACGTACTACGGTGGCAGCGGGATTGAAGCTGCCTTTGGGGTCGCCTACGACCAGTTGGGAAGCTCGATCTTCGTCGGGGGCTCTACGAACAGCACCAACTTCCCCGTCGCCAACGCGCTTCAGAGCGCCTACGGTGGAGGCAGCTCCGATGGCTTCTTGCTGAGACTATCGACTACAGGGCAGCGACTATGGGCAACCTACTACGGTGGCAGCGGAGAGGATATCTTCAGAGGTGTTGCCGCTGACAGCACCGGTGCAGTTGTGGCTGTGGGTTCCACGAGCAGTACCGACTTTGCCGTTCAGAATGCCCTCCAGCCAGCGTTTGGTGGTGGGACTCTGGATGGCGTCGTTGTAAAACTGAACGCTGCCGGCCAGCGAGTATGGGCAACCTACTACGGTGGGAACCGGCAGGATGTCATCAACGCTGTAGCCGTGGACAGCCGGAACTGCGTTGCTGTGGGCGGTGCCTCGCTCAGCGATACCATCCCTCTGCTGAATGCCGTCCAGTCCCGCCGCGCCGCTGCTCTGGATGCCTTCCTGAGTAGTCTTGACAGCCTAGGGCGTCTACTCTGGGGTACTTTCTACGGCGGCAGTGCCATGGAGGAAATCCGTGGTGTAGCTACTGCGCGCAACCGCTCAGTGATTGCCTGCGGCTACACGTACAGCAGCAACTTCCCTCGGTGGCAGTCACTACAGCCGTATGCCGGAAACGGCGACGCATTCCTCGTTATGTTCCACTATGCCGGAACGCTACAGTGGTCTACACCCTTCGGCGGCAGCGGTTATGAGACATTCCTCGGCATAGCAGCCGATACTGGCGTCGGATTCTATGCTTCCGGCTTCACAACGAGCGCTGACTTCCCAACACTCTCCGCTGTGCAGAACCAGCGCCGCGGCCCTTCCGACGCTGTCCTGACTCGCTTTGACCGCGAGACAATTCGCTGCCGGGTCCTCCGCCAGCCGCTCTGTGCCGGGGACACGGTGACGATAGAGTTCTCCACCACAGGTTCTTTCTTCGCCGACAATGCCTTCACGGCCGTCATCTCCGACTCTTCTGGCGACTTTGCCCGCTCTACCCTAATCGGACAACTTGCAGGTCAAACAGCCGGCAGAATCGTGGCCCGCATTCCCGACACCTTGCCCCCAGGGCGGAATTACCGCATCCGAGTCTTGGCCTCAAGCCCCGTAACGATCGGGGAGCCTGCCGGCCCATTGACGGTTCTCCGCCCACCACCCCCTCCAGTCATTCAAGCGCTGCCAGACACCATCCTATGTCCAGGAGATAGCGCTGTGCTCTACGTAGAGCCGCAGGAGATGGCCACCTACGTATGGCGCCGGAACAACAGCCCCATCCCCGAAGCTAATTCCCCACAGATCGTCGTACGCCAACCAGGCCGGTACACGGTGGAGATCCGAACCCCCTGCGGGACGGCTACAGCCCAGCAGGAGGTCCGGCTTGTGTCTTCCTCTCCCCCGGCCATCCCGCGGATCGCTGCCTCCGGTCCAACCCGCATATGCCAAGGCGACAGTGTAGTGCTCTCTGCCTCTCCGCAACCGGGTGTGGCATACCGTTGGCACCGGGATGGCCAGCCTGTCGGTGGTGACAGCCCCACGCTCGTCGTTCGGACTGCAGGTGTATACACGCTGGCCGTCCAGAACGAATGCGGGACTGTATGGGCCCGCGACACCATTCGGGTGAGCGTTGACGAGCCGCTCCGGGCTCCACTCCTGAGCGTTGCAGGCCCAACTCGGTTATGCCAAGGGGATAGCACTGTTCTGCAGACCGAGCCTCAACCTACAGCCCAGGAATACCGATGGTATCGCGACGGCATCCTAATCCTCCGGAATCCTACAGCGTGGAAGTACACCGTGCGGCAACCCGGGCGTTACTGGGTGGAGCTCCTCAACACCTGCGGCAGTGTTCGCTCCGACAGCATTACCATTGAGGTCCTTCCGCTTCCAACACCGCCCAGGATCACCGTGGAGGGAGGCACCGTCCTCTGCGCGGGCGACAGCACTGTGCTCTCAACCCCCCAGCAGCCTGAAGCCCAGTATCGATGGTATCGCAATGGTGTCCCCTTCGACAGTAGCGGACCACGCTGCCTGGTGCGGCAGTCCGGCACATACACTGTAGAGGTCATCACGCCGTGTGGGCGAGCTCGCTCACCCGATAGCGTCACCGTGCAAGTCCTATACACACTCCCGACTCCACGGCTCAATGTCCGAGGCGCTTACGAGCTCTGTGAGGGCGATAGTCTCCTCCTGCGAGTGGAGGCTGTTGGAGGTGCCCGCTACGAATGGTATCGGGACTCTTCCCTGATTGCCACCGATACCCCACAGCTCGTAGTAACGAGAGCCGGCACGTACTGGTTGCGGCTGCGAAGCCCCTGTGGAGAGGCCATTTCGGACTCTGTTACCGTCACCCTCCTTCCGCGCCCGCCTACTCCGGTGCTCACTGCAGAGGGCTCCCCACGACTCTGTGAGGGGGATTCCTTGAAGCTGTCCGTCACCCCTTTGCCCGCTGTAGAGTACGTGTGGTACAGGGACGGCGACCCCATCGCTCAAGGAGTTGTCTCTATCGTCGTGCGGACGGCGGGCACCTACTCTGTGCTTGCCCGGAATCGGTGTGGAGAATCGCGGTCAGAGCCTATTACTGTGACGGTCATCCCGCGCCCCCCGAAGCCCACCATTACGCAGGAAGGGGACACGCTGGTCTCTAGCTCCCCCGTGGGGAATCAGTGGCTCGACAGCGCTGGGGTTCCAATTCCAGGGGCGACGGGGCAGCGCTTCGTCCCGCCGCGGAGTGGGCGCTATCGAGTCCGGGTCACCATTGACGGCTGCTCTTCTGAGTCTGATCCCTACACGTTCGCCCGGCGCACGGCTCCTATCACGCTCTTCTGGCCGGGTGGTCATGCCCCACCAGGAGCCGTAGTAGAGCTTCCCCTCCGCATCCGGGTCCCAGAGCCAGGGATTGCAGCAAGCACGCTTCGCCTCACCCTCCGCCTCTGGGCAAGCGTTCTAGAGCCACTTCCACCAACACCTTCGGGAACCATCCTTCAGGGCTGGCGTCGAATCCAACTGGAGCTTCCCATTCCCAACCTCTCTGCTGGAGACGCTGTAGTACTTCGCCCATCTTTCCGCGTGCTCCTAGGCGAACGTGACCGAACACCGCTGATTGTGGAGGACATTACCTGGAGCGGCGGGGCCTTCTCTGTTGAAGCTCCGGTGGACACCTTCGTCGTGGACATCTGCCGAGAGGGAGGAGACCGGCTCTACACGCCTGGGACAGCTACAGCATTCCTCGAGCTTGTCCCCAATCCCCTCCAAGGGGAAGGGACCCTACGGTTCGGTACCCCAGAGTTCGGTCCCGTACGCATTCGGCTCTGGAACCTCAGCGGGCAGGAGCTTGGTCAACTGGTGGACGCTCCCCTCGCTCCTGGAACCTACCAGCTCACCCTCCGGCCAGAGAAGTTACCGGCGGGGATGTACGTACTGACCTTGCAAACCCCTTCGGCCTTTCTTCGGCTTCCCTTCTGGTACGTGCCTTGA
- the serS gene encoding serine--tRNA ligase produces MLDLRRITSDPEGVESRLRRRGISVQLREIVELDARRRERIRILDSLQHERKLAQERVVAIKREGGDPEPLLASLRATAEQIRALEDELRATESRLQDLLLSLPNMPHHSVPDGATSEDNVEVRRWGEPQPQEFRKDHVEIAKSLRLLDFSRAAKVSGSGFVFYTGKGALLERALINFMLDFHVQRHGYQELFCPFLVLPRSMEGTGQLPKLREDMYHIPGDDLFLIPTAEVPLTNFFAGEILSADSLPIKLCGYSACFRREAGSYGRETRGLVRMHQFNKVELVKFCRPEDSYEELEQLVGEVEAVLRELGLVYRVVLLCAGDLGFASAKTYDIEVWSPCQQRWLEASSCSNFEDFQARRANIRYRPGPGLKPAFVHTLNGSGLATSRLMVALLEQFQTPEGAVVVPEALRRYCGMDIIKPD; encoded by the coding sequence ATGCTAGATCTGCGGCGGATTACCTCAGATCCAGAAGGGGTGGAATCTCGGCTGCGCCGTCGCGGGATCTCGGTCCAGCTTAGGGAGATCGTGGAATTGGACGCTCGGCGGCGCGAACGCATCCGCATCTTGGACTCCCTACAGCATGAGCGGAAGCTCGCCCAAGAACGCGTGGTAGCGATAAAGCGCGAGGGAGGTGACCCTGAGCCACTCCTTGCCTCTCTCCGTGCTACCGCAGAGCAGATCCGAGCCCTGGAAGATGAGCTGAGGGCGACGGAGTCTCGCCTTCAGGATCTGCTCCTCTCTCTGCCAAACATGCCCCACCATAGCGTCCCGGACGGGGCAACGTCCGAAGACAATGTCGAAGTCCGTCGGTGGGGCGAACCGCAGCCGCAGGAATTCCGGAAGGACCACGTGGAAATTGCTAAAAGCCTCCGTCTCTTGGACTTCAGCCGTGCAGCGAAGGTAAGCGGCAGTGGTTTTGTCTTCTACACAGGCAAGGGAGCACTGCTGGAACGGGCCCTCATTAACTTCATGCTCGACTTCCACGTGCAGCGCCACGGCTACCAAGAGCTCTTCTGCCCCTTCCTCGTTCTCCCACGCTCGATGGAGGGCACAGGCCAGCTCCCCAAGCTCCGGGAGGACATGTATCACATCCCTGGCGACGATCTCTTCTTGATCCCGACAGCCGAGGTGCCATTGACAAACTTCTTCGCTGGTGAGATCCTCTCCGCTGATTCCCTTCCCATCAAGCTCTGCGGCTATTCTGCATGCTTTCGCCGGGAAGCTGGCAGCTATGGGCGAGAGACTCGCGGCCTTGTTCGCATGCACCAATTCAACAAAGTGGAGCTCGTCAAGTTCTGTCGCCCTGAGGACTCTTACGAGGAGCTGGAGCAATTGGTAGGGGAAGTGGAAGCCGTGCTCAGGGAGCTAGGGCTCGTCTATCGCGTCGTTCTGCTGTGTGCCGGTGATCTCGGGTTCGCTAGCGCGAAGACGTACGACATAGAAGTCTGGTCGCCGTGCCAACAGCGCTGGCTAGAGGCTTCCAGCTGCTCCAACTTCGAGGACTTTCAGGCTCGACGCGCCAACATTCGGTATCGCCCGGGGCCTGGCTTGAAGCCTGCTTTTGTTCATACTCTCAACGGCAGTGGCTTGGCGACCTCGCGGTTAATGGTCGCTCTCTTGGAACAGTTCCAGACTCCAGAGGGAGCTGTGGTTGTTCCAGAGGCCCTCCGCCGCTACTGTGGCATGGACATCATTAAGCCTGACTAG
- a CDS encoding glycosyltransferase, whose protein sequence is MPSNWDVCIVSMSEVLYDARTLNVALSIAQEGRRVCLVGWGTAEATQRLQQRGIAALLRPRPSVRRTWQQWFLLMLWLLRHGRHLRARVYWAADIYGLPAAALLAKRYRASVVYDSRELFFALASLRNRPVTQRILQWIEASFIRRVDGCVVSGRLDADELQRRYHLRHAPVVLLNVPRYRVLPRSDRLRRILHLPEESIVLLYQGVVTEGRGIEQSIRLLCRLPTAVLCVLGGGAYQHKLQQLAQQFNVSARVHWLGWRPYDELLEWTASADIGLALIEPLSHSYELALPNKVFEYCMAGIPTIATALPALRALFEQYRIGILLSQDYSLEELERAVRTLRIPDVWQQYHQRCREAAPHLCWEAQHHKLTELLATLSC, encoded by the coding sequence ATGCCCAGCAACTGGGATGTCTGCATCGTGAGCATGTCGGAGGTGCTCTACGATGCCCGCACGTTGAACGTCGCCCTTAGCATTGCCCAGGAAGGGCGGCGGGTATGTCTAGTAGGCTGGGGTACGGCAGAGGCCACGCAGCGGCTGCAGCAGCGAGGAATTGCAGCCCTCCTACGCCCACGGCCAAGCGTACGACGGACATGGCAGCAGTGGTTCTTGCTCATGCTCTGGCTCCTGCGTCACGGGAGACACCTCCGCGCACGGGTTTACTGGGCAGCGGATATCTATGGACTTCCAGCCGCTGCACTCTTAGCCAAACGCTATCGAGCCTCCGTCGTCTACGACTCCCGTGAGCTCTTCTTCGCTTTAGCCTCGCTGCGCAACCGTCCGGTGACGCAGAGAATCCTGCAATGGATAGAGGCCTCCTTCATTCGCAGGGTTGACGGCTGCGTTGTCTCAGGACGACTGGACGCGGATGAGCTCCAGCGGCGGTACCACCTGCGCCATGCTCCCGTTGTGCTCCTCAATGTCCCCCGGTACCGTGTCCTACCCCGTTCCGATCGGCTACGGCGCATCCTTCATCTGCCCGAGGAAAGTATAGTACTGCTCTACCAGGGCGTCGTCACAGAAGGACGCGGAATTGAACAAAGCATCCGCCTGCTCTGCCGTCTTCCGACAGCCGTTCTGTGCGTCCTAGGCGGAGGTGCCTACCAGCACAAGCTCCAGCAACTGGCACAGCAGTTCAACGTGAGTGCTCGTGTGCACTGGTTAGGCTGGCGTCCTTACGACGAGCTCTTGGAGTGGACTGCTTCTGCCGATATCGGACTAGCACTCATCGAACCGCTCAGTCACAGCTATGAACTGGCCCTTCCCAACAAGGTGTTTGAGTACTGCATGGCAGGGATTCCTACGATTGCCACCGCCCTGCCGGCGCTCCGCGCGCTCTTTGAGCAGTATCGCATTGGCATCCTCTTATCGCAGGACTACTCGCTTGAGGAACTGGAGCGCGCCGTTAGAACCCTACGAATTCCCGACGTTTGGCAACAGTACCACCAACGCTGCCGCGAAGCAGCTCCACACCTATGCTGGGAAGCCCAACACCACAAGCTTACCGAGCTTCTCGCGACACTCTCCTGCTAA
- a CDS encoding GNAT family N-acetyltransferase — translation MECRVSVEEYRPEYRQEWEEFVARSNNGTMFHRLQFLDYHPPGKFHFHHLLFRKGGKLVGVMPGGLTGDGSILWSPVGASYGGIVTEDIPFALALELVDALLDYGRRIGLRELFLIPAPFIYSRNYSQNLEYAMLYRRFDFEYHYISHAIHLRHGTDFLRFFDKTARKTIRKLLREGRLRVEESQSYDTFYRILVENKARHGAKPTHSLEDLHRLQLLVPEHLRLLMVYYGETPIAGSLLFLCNSKVVLCFYNMMLYEYQHLRPIYLLMYEIVRWATEQGYEWVDIGVSQDTKSPDPMTPALSLIRFKERFDSRGILRSTFHYRFS, via the coding sequence ATGGAATGCCGAGTGAGCGTTGAAGAATACCGACCGGAATACCGCCAGGAGTGGGAGGAGTTCGTTGCGCGCTCCAACAACGGCACGATGTTTCATCGCCTCCAGTTCCTGGACTACCATCCTCCGGGGAAGTTTCACTTCCATCACCTGCTCTTCCGCAAGGGCGGGAAGCTTGTTGGAGTAATGCCCGGTGGCTTGACAGGTGACGGAAGCATACTCTGGTCCCCCGTTGGAGCAAGCTACGGCGGGATTGTTACGGAAGATATTCCTTTCGCGCTGGCATTGGAACTGGTAGACGCACTCTTGGACTACGGACGCCGTATCGGTCTCCGCGAACTCTTCCTCATCCCGGCGCCATTCATCTACAGCCGCAACTACTCCCAGAACCTGGAATACGCCATGCTCTATCGGCGCTTCGACTTCGAATACCACTACATCTCGCACGCCATCCATCTACGGCACGGCACCGATTTCCTCCGTTTCTTCGATAAGACCGCCCGCAAAACCATTCGCAAACTGCTCCGAGAAGGCCGCCTACGGGTTGAAGAGAGCCAAAGCTACGATACGTTCTACCGCATCCTTGTGGAGAACAAAGCCCGGCACGGAGCAAAGCCGACTCACTCGCTAGAGGACCTCCACCGGTTACAGCTCCTCGTCCCCGAGCACTTGCGCCTGCTGATGGTCTACTACGGAGAGACACCGATTGCCGGTTCCCTTCTGTTCCTCTGCAACTCCAAAGTCGTGCTGTGCTTCTACAACATGATGCTCTACGAGTACCAACATCTGCGCCCCATCTACCTCCTCATGTACGAGATCGTCCGCTGGGCGACAGAACAAGGCTACGAGTGGGTTGACATCGGCGTTTCCCAGGACACGAAGTCACCCGACCCGATGACCCCTGCGCTCAGCCTCATTCGTTTCAAGGAGCGCTTCGACAGTCGCGGCATCCTTCGCAGCACGTTTCACTACCGCTTCTCGTAG
- a CDS encoding DUF1684 domain-containing protein, with product MWIVLAVVVSGWLLGCGNGELEDDDRAPFDSLSLVLERRWKDSLFMHSPDSPIPKRERPKFRGLSYYPPTAEFVLPAVLQKFEQPKIVELPSTKSGEVHRVVLYGIFHIAWQDTVFQLTAYKLLGAQEDILFVPFKDSTTGRETYEGGRYLELPEVDGGDYWLDFNRAYHPYCAYNPAYACPLVPPGNALPIPVRAGERLPAGK from the coding sequence ATGTGGATAGTGCTGGCTGTAGTGGTAAGTGGTTGGCTGTTGGGGTGTGGAAACGGTGAGCTGGAGGATGACGATAGAGCGCCTTTCGACTCCCTTTCCCTCGTATTGGAGCGCCGGTGGAAGGATAGCCTATTCATGCACTCGCCGGATTCCCCAATCCCGAAGAGAGAGCGGCCTAAGTTCCGGGGCCTCAGCTACTACCCGCCGACTGCGGAGTTCGTTCTCCCAGCAGTCCTGCAAAAGTTCGAGCAGCCGAAAATCGTAGAACTCCCTTCTACCAAGTCAGGCGAAGTTCATCGCGTGGTGCTCTATGGGATTTTTCACATAGCCTGGCAAGACACGGTCTTCCAGCTGACTGCCTACAAGTTGTTGGGAGCGCAAGAAGATATCTTATTCGTGCCGTTTAAGGACTCCACGACAGGGCGTGAAACATACGAGGGCGGCCGCTACCTAGAGCTACCTGAGGTAGACGGAGGAGACTACTGGCTGGATTTCAACCGCGCGTACCATCCATACTGCGCGTATAACCCAGCGTATGCCTGTCCACTGGTGCCTCCAGGGAACGCGCTCCCGATCCCGGTCCGCGCTGGCGAACGGCTACCGGCAGGCAAGTGA
- a CDS encoding flagellar hook-basal body complex protein, translating to MPLSQSLMTAQTSLRAHQQRMDVIANNVANVNTIGYKASRAQFAEHIVQRISFGRAPTIAMDVGGLNPLQIGTGVVIGSILADMSQGPLGATDRPLDAAIRGDGFFVVRYYGQQRFTRAGSFGLDPQGNLVEMTTGALVQGYNALRDGGGRLILDPAGRVVLSQSVETLRVPPGLRSPARQTEYVRLSGNISREMTAGESFSTSGVIYDSAGRAHVLQVEFRSTTMPGEFAIALMLDGRPVQLPASSSSIRFAANGLLEFPMVLRIPASELNAALGGNSAVFDPGRSLTVELAPDTNRLAGVTNFAGQSTVSIVEQDGYAAGELLGISIDATGKLLGSFSNGRTEVLGQVAIASSPILKGCSEKGGLSSPQDRTAVLQSWEQLGISSRGFELMGASWRKQTWISPLS from the coding sequence ATGCCACTCTCACAGTCATTGATGACAGCCCAGACTTCTCTGCGGGCACATCAGCAACGGATGGACGTAATCGCCAACAATGTGGCAAATGTCAACACGATTGGGTACAAGGCGAGTCGAGCGCAGTTCGCAGAGCACATTGTCCAGCGAATAAGCTTTGGAAGAGCACCAACGATAGCTATGGATGTTGGTGGCCTGAATCCGCTGCAGATCGGAACTGGCGTGGTCATTGGCTCTATTCTGGCCGATATGTCGCAGGGTCCACTTGGGGCGACGGACCGCCCACTGGACGCTGCTATCCGGGGTGACGGGTTCTTCGTTGTTCGCTACTATGGCCAGCAGCGTTTCACCCGGGCCGGCTCTTTCGGCCTTGATCCTCAGGGTAACCTCGTTGAGATGACAACAGGAGCGCTAGTGCAGGGATACAATGCTTTGCGCGATGGCGGTGGCCGGCTGATCTTAGATCCAGCGGGTCGCGTAGTGCTCTCTCAGAGTGTGGAGACCCTGCGGGTACCTCCGGGTCTGCGTTCCCCGGCGCGGCAGACAGAGTACGTTCGCCTCTCTGGGAACATCAGCAGGGAGATGACGGCAGGGGAGAGCTTCTCCACTAGCGGGGTGATCTACGACTCCGCTGGTAGGGCACACGTTCTCCAGGTGGAGTTCCGTTCGACCACAATGCCTGGTGAGTTTGCGATCGCTCTGATGCTTGACGGACGGCCCGTACAGCTGCCTGCGAGTAGTTCCTCCATACGTTTCGCCGCGAATGGATTGTTGGAGTTTCCGATGGTGCTTAGAATCCCTGCTTCAGAGTTGAACGCGGCACTTGGCGGGAACTCTGCTGTGTTTGATCCCGGGAGGTCGCTGACGGTAGAATTGGCCCCAGATACCAATCGGCTTGCAGGTGTCACGAACTTTGCTGGGCAAAGTACAGTCAGCATCGTTGAGCAAGATGGCTATGCGGCAGGCGAGCTTCTCGGTATCAGCATTGATGCCACTGGGAAGCTGTTAGGCAGCTTCAGCAACGGCCGGACGGAGGTCTTGGGACAGGTAGCGATTGCTAGTTCACCAATCCTGAAGGGTTGCTCAGAGAAGGGGGGTCTCTCTTCACCGCAGGACCGAACAGCGGTCCTCCAATCTTGGGAACAGCTGGGGATCTCTTCCCGGGGATTCGAATTGATGGGGGCTTCCTGGAGGAAGCAAACGTGGATCTCACCGCTGAGTTGA
- a CDS encoding DMT family transporter translates to MLGSPTPQAYRASRDTLLLILQQAIGSSTHLVAQHALHQLSPETALLWRGFFAALGAALWLLWHRHWSWLLSALTARERLLLLLLGALGVPLNQWCFFAGVHRTAAANASLMYALTPVWALLLSWALRQERLNLRKILGIGCAFAGVVAVLSEREFAFGAEHVQGNLLLLCASVAWAGFTVLSQPLSLQHGALHVTASSMLVGWLLYVPFWALLDGSLGWDRMTPIVWGELLYMGVVTSGIGYLLWLVALRHMEASKVAIFSTLQPVLTILASLPLFGFVPSLAFLFGTLLVIAGIVLTHAG, encoded by the coding sequence ATGCTGGGAAGCCCAACACCACAAGCTTACCGAGCTTCTCGCGACACTCTCCTGCTAATCCTCCAGCAGGCCATCGGCTCCAGCACCCACTTGGTCGCTCAACACGCCCTCCACCAGCTTTCCCCAGAGACCGCGCTGCTATGGCGCGGGTTCTTCGCTGCACTCGGGGCTGCTCTCTGGCTCCTTTGGCATCGGCACTGGAGTTGGTTACTCTCGGCTTTGACTGCGCGTGAACGCCTTCTGCTGCTCCTCCTCGGTGCTCTTGGGGTCCCGCTAAACCAGTGGTGTTTCTTTGCTGGAGTGCACCGGACTGCAGCAGCCAATGCTTCGCTCATGTACGCTCTCACGCCAGTGTGGGCACTCCTTCTGAGCTGGGCATTGCGGCAGGAGCGACTGAACCTGCGGAAGATCCTCGGTATTGGGTGTGCCTTCGCAGGCGTCGTAGCCGTGCTGTCGGAGCGAGAGTTCGCCTTCGGAGCAGAACACGTCCAGGGGAACCTCTTACTCCTCTGCGCTAGCGTGGCGTGGGCTGGATTCACTGTCCTCAGTCAACCCCTTTCGCTCCAACACGGGGCACTCCATGTAACGGCTTCCAGTATGCTCGTTGGCTGGCTCCTCTACGTGCCTTTCTGGGCGCTGCTCGACGGCTCGCTGGGGTGGGATCGAATGACGCCCATAGTCTGGGGGGAGCTTCTCTACATGGGAGTGGTCACATCCGGCATCGGCTACTTGCTATGGTTGGTAGCGCTGCGCCACATGGAAGCGAGCAAGGTAGCAATCTTCTCCACCCTCCAACCCGTTCTGACCATCCTGGCTTCTCTTCCGCTCTTCGGGTTCGTCCCGTCGCTGGCTTTCCTCTTCGGGACACTCCTTGTCATCGCTGGCATTGTCCTCACTCACGCCGGCTAA